In Caballeronia insecticola, the following are encoded in one genomic region:
- a CDS encoding ABC transporter substrate-binding protein: MSACAVTASAATDYGNCEVTGDKGSVKLTTVTPGALSVRPVLGVPGWWNGDSLDTIKDGFEYCMAANMAYRAGLDRVVLVSRSFQQVLTGQSQGFDIALSEITITDARKKVVDFTVPYFSSDQGVLVKAGTKVDKSNLNSLRYAVERGTTAYDYIMEKVKPTEQPKVFNDPPSMYTGLAAGQVDAVIYDTPNVLLRAKNSNGALQVVGRFDTGEKWGGVVNKDSPNLAAFNQLIEGLKKDGTLDRLSAKYLTPELGIDPSKVPVLNP; the protein is encoded by the coding sequence ATGAGCGCGTGCGCTGTCACGGCGAGCGCCGCGACGGACTATGGAAATTGCGAAGTCACGGGCGACAAGGGCTCCGTCAAACTGACGACCGTCACGCCCGGCGCGCTTTCGGTGCGGCCGGTGCTCGGGGTGCCCGGCTGGTGGAACGGCGATTCGCTCGACACCATCAAGGACGGGTTCGAGTATTGCATGGCCGCCAACATGGCTTATCGTGCGGGCCTCGATCGGGTCGTGCTGGTGAGTCGATCCTTTCAGCAGGTCCTGACGGGACAATCGCAGGGATTCGATATCGCGCTGAGCGAGATCACCATCACCGATGCGCGCAAGAAGGTGGTCGACTTCACCGTGCCCTACTTCAGCTCCGATCAGGGCGTGCTCGTCAAGGCGGGCACCAAGGTCGACAAGAGCAACCTGAACAGCCTTCGCTATGCCGTCGAGCGCGGCACGACGGCCTACGACTACATCATGGAGAAGGTCAAGCCCACGGAGCAGCCCAAGGTGTTCAACGATCCTCCGTCGATGTACACGGGGCTGGCGGCCGGGCAGGTGGACGCCGTCATCTACGACACGCCGAACGTGCTCTTGCGCGCGAAGAACTCGAACGGTGCACTGCAGGTGGTTGGACGTTTCGACACGGGCGAGAAGTGGGGCGGGGTGGTCAACAAGGATTCTCCGAATCTCGCGGCTTTCAACCAGTTGATCGAAGGGCTCAAGAAGGACGGCACGCTCGACCGGTTGAGCGCCAAATACCTGACGCCGGAACTCGGCATCGACCCGAGCAAAGTGCCCGTGCTGAACCCCTGA
- a CDS encoding amino acid ABC transporter permease, with amino-acid sequence MSNATRHSSEMAPAPVANGRRLKTGGMPRVPAFLLGASIATVVAVVLGSWYTIAVMRSALLAAQADSAAVNAFAIVLALLSTAIVLPLVRGLRFCNAIRDAAARRDLPKARGARSAARDQCFIALGFAMAQLVLVIVLQFFLINHQAVAKTFFAAPLMIKTFPLVLVAFWMNIKIAVITEILVLIWGLIVALAMFAPGAAGKPVRLIATAYVDIFRAVPAVLVIYLVGFGIPLTGIPVLKDLSLTIFVIVALTLTVGAYVAEIYRAGILSIHWSQTAAARSLGLSHLQTLRFVIVPQGVRQIIPPLLNAFISLQKDTALVSVVGVIDSFNQSMLIASNYYNLSAVSTVALLFIVISIPQTRFVERMMRRDRARMRAGEA; translated from the coding sequence ATGAGCAACGCAACGCGACACTCGAGCGAGATGGCGCCGGCTCCGGTGGCGAACGGCCGCCGCCTTAAAACGGGCGGCATGCCGCGCGTGCCGGCGTTCCTGCTGGGCGCATCGATCGCGACGGTGGTGGCCGTCGTGCTGGGAAGCTGGTACACGATTGCCGTGATGCGAAGCGCCCTGCTGGCCGCTCAGGCCGACAGCGCGGCGGTCAATGCGTTCGCCATCGTGCTGGCGTTGCTCTCGACTGCGATCGTCTTGCCGCTTGTCCGGGGGCTGCGGTTCTGCAATGCCATCCGCGATGCCGCCGCGCGCCGTGATTTGCCGAAGGCGCGCGGCGCCCGTTCCGCTGCGAGGGATCAGTGCTTCATCGCGCTCGGCTTTGCCATGGCGCAACTGGTTCTGGTCATCGTGCTCCAGTTTTTCCTGATCAATCATCAGGCGGTGGCCAAGACGTTCTTCGCAGCGCCGTTGATGATCAAGACATTTCCGCTGGTGCTCGTCGCCTTCTGGATGAACATCAAGATCGCAGTCATCACGGAGATCCTGGTCCTGATATGGGGGTTGATCGTGGCGCTCGCGATGTTCGCGCCCGGCGCGGCGGGCAAACCCGTGCGTCTCATCGCGACGGCTTATGTCGATATCTTTCGCGCCGTGCCCGCGGTGCTCGTGATCTATCTGGTCGGGTTCGGCATTCCGCTGACTGGCATTCCCGTGCTCAAGGATCTTTCGCTGACGATCTTCGTCATCGTCGCGCTGACGCTGACAGTGGGCGCGTACGTCGCGGAAATCTACCGCGCCGGCATCCTGAGCATCCACTGGAGCCAGACCGCGGCCGCGCGCTCGCTCGGCTTGTCGCACTTGCAGACCTTGCGATTCGTGATCGTTCCGCAAGGCGTGCGGCAGATCATTCCGCCGCTGCTCAATGCGTTCATCTCCCTGCAAAAAGATACTGCGCTAGTGTCGGTCGTCGGCGTGATCGACTCGTTCAATCAATCCATGCTGATCGCGTCGAACTACTACAACCTGTCCGCAGTGAGCACCGTGGCGCTGCTTTTCATCGTGATATCGATCCCGCAGACGCGTTTTGTCGAGCGCATGATGCGACGCGACCGGGCGCGCATGCGTGCCGGCGAAGCCTGA
- a CDS encoding amino acid ABC transporter ATP-binding protein has protein sequence MAFIDIRDISKSYGKVSVIQQLAMTVEEHEVVCLIGPSGSGKSTLLRCINGLETIDDGEILVHGDPITGPGVDVDALRRDIGIVFQGYNLFPHMTVLENVTLAPVRVLKQSRGEAEARAMALLGRVGLAHKAKEYPDRLSGGQQQRVAIVRALAMDPMVLLLDEITSALDPELVSEVLNIVRDLAREGMTMLLATHEMGFAREVSSKVCFLCDGAVYEEGPPEQLFGDPVRDRTRAFLRSIREAKRI, from the coding sequence ATGGCGTTCATCGACATTCGTGACATATCGAAGTCGTACGGCAAGGTATCGGTCATCCAGCAGCTCGCGATGACGGTCGAGGAGCACGAGGTGGTGTGTCTGATCGGCCCGTCCGGATCGGGCAAATCGACGCTGCTGCGCTGTATCAACGGTCTGGAAACGATCGACGACGGCGAGATTCTGGTTCACGGCGACCCGATCACCGGTCCCGGCGTGGACGTGGACGCATTGCGCCGGGACATCGGCATCGTGTTTCAGGGCTACAACCTGTTTCCGCACATGACGGTGCTGGAGAACGTGACGCTTGCGCCGGTCCGCGTACTCAAGCAATCCCGGGGCGAGGCCGAAGCACGCGCCATGGCGCTGCTCGGCCGCGTCGGTCTGGCGCACAAGGCGAAGGAATATCCCGACCGGTTGTCGGGCGGCCAGCAGCAGCGCGTGGCGATCGTCCGGGCGCTGGCGATGGACCCGATGGTCCTGCTGCTCGACGAAATCACGTCCGCGCTGGATCCCGAGCTCGTCTCGGAAGTGCTCAACATCGTCCGTGATCTCGCGCGCGAAGGCATGACGATGCTGCTTGCCACGCACGAAATGGGCTTCGCGCGAGAGGTGTCGTCGAAGGTGTGTTTCCTGTGCGACGGCGCGGTCTACGAAGAGGGGCCGCCGGAGCAGCTCTTCGGCGACCCTGTACGCGACCGGACACGCGCGTTTCTCAGAAGCATTCGGGAAGCGAAGCGCATCTAG
- a CDS encoding toxin-antitoxin system YwqK family antitoxin yields the protein MSTKLALRGVLFGMVAAGLTACGAKVDCNSVTVKNDALEIIQSHLDAAVWYREMKIAMTGEPQLENITTLETRSGGAQAQCRAIYAYTYNDKPRAVDVTYNLAYLEDKKSTQVRVAVDDVKGGLMSLVMTEKPIKNGEEKVYDTYNNNLIAVRHWTKGVEDGTQVFYDRQTKGMIHQYTAVSGRKDGEETLWSADGTVTTRLVWKDGQATGEAMTEPGTDRLTNVKDIGYSITQLDRGQKQGQRKTYRTGSAGEYLAEVETFKDNQLDGLRQKFNQKGELVWQARYSQGQPDLDAEETKNTINDCVANRAERYRRNWATSYRPQEMEQRIAGETSIWEADCKEGRR from the coding sequence ATGAGCACTAAACTCGCGCTCCGCGGTGTCCTGTTCGGGATGGTGGCGGCAGGATTGACAGCATGCGGCGCCAAGGTCGACTGCAACAGTGTCACTGTCAAGAACGATGCACTGGAGATCATACAGTCTCACCTCGACGCCGCCGTTTGGTACAGAGAGATGAAGATCGCGATGACCGGCGAGCCGCAGCTCGAGAACATCACGACGCTGGAGACGCGAAGCGGAGGCGCGCAAGCCCAGTGTCGCGCCATTTACGCTTACACGTACAACGACAAGCCTCGTGCCGTCGACGTGACATACAACCTCGCCTACCTCGAAGACAAGAAATCGACGCAGGTGCGAGTCGCAGTCGACGATGTAAAGGGCGGCTTGATGTCCCTCGTCATGACCGAGAAGCCGATCAAGAACGGTGAGGAAAAGGTCTACGATACCTACAACAATAATCTGATCGCGGTGCGCCATTGGACGAAGGGCGTTGAGGACGGGACCCAGGTTTTCTACGACCGCCAGACCAAGGGGATGATTCATCAGTACACGGCGGTCTCGGGAAGAAAGGACGGCGAGGAAACGCTGTGGTCAGCGGATGGAACGGTGACGACCAGGCTTGTCTGGAAGGATGGCCAGGCTACCGGCGAGGCAATGACCGAGCCCGGGACCGATCGGTTGACCAATGTCAAGGACATCGGCTATTCGATCACGCAGCTGGACCGTGGACAAAAGCAGGGTCAGCGGAAAACATACAGGACGGGCAGCGCAGGCGAGTATCTCGCCGAAGTGGAAACGTTCAAGGACAATCAGCTGGACGGTTTGAGGCAGAAGTTCAACCAGAAGGGAGAACTTGTCTGGCAGGCTCGTTACAGCCAGGGCCAGCCCGACCTCGACGCTGAAGAGACAAAAAACACCATCAACGATTGCGTGGCGAACCGCGCGGAAAGGTATCGGAGAAACTGGGCTACGTCTTATCGTCCGCAAGAGATGGAGCAACGGATTGCCGGTGAGACTTCAATCTGGGAGGCAGATTGCAAGGAAGGACGACGCTAG
- a CDS encoding ABC-F family ATP-binding cassette domain-containing protein, whose amino-acid sequence MISVRNVTLRRGVNVVLDGASITFTPGEKIGLVGRNGAGKSSFFGLLNGTLHEDGGEFSIPAAWRMGQVAQEMPETEQSATDFVIEGDVGLLAAQVEVAAAEASDDGMRMAHAYMALHDAGAHDAPARAQALILGLGFTSAQLDQPVNSFSGGWRMRLQLARALMCPSDLLLLDEPTNHLDLDALVWLEAWLKRYQGTLVVISHDREFLDAVTQVTVHVDNAKLVRYGGNYSKFEDMRAEQLVLQQAAMAKQVEKIAHLQKFIDRFKAKASKAKQAQSRVKALERMEKIAPVLADAEFNFEFKEPLNVPNPLLSMLDASFGYPAPADAPPGAPPTVIVRGINRSVLAGQRIGILGANGQGKSTLVKTVAHALAPIAGEISEGKGLNIGYFAQQELDVLRPLDTPMEHMIRLARDAPAHMRAPGQSGTEQSLRTFLGTFNFSGDTVHQAVGTMSGGEKARLVLCMIVWQRPNLLLLDEPTNHLDLATREALGMALNEFEGTVMLVSHDRSLLRAVCDEFWLVTKGAVEPFDGDLDDYQQFLRDEARRMRELAAGGQGDIV is encoded by the coding sequence ATGATTTCCGTCCGTAATGTCACGCTGCGCCGCGGCGTCAATGTCGTCCTCGACGGCGCGTCCATCACCTTCACCCCTGGCGAAAAGATTGGCCTCGTCGGCCGCAACGGCGCGGGCAAGTCGTCCTTTTTCGGCCTTCTGAACGGCACGCTGCACGAAGATGGCGGCGAATTTTCGATTCCCGCCGCGTGGCGAATGGGCCAGGTCGCACAGGAGATGCCGGAGACCGAACAGAGTGCGACCGACTTCGTCATCGAGGGCGACGTCGGACTGCTGGCCGCGCAGGTCGAGGTGGCGGCCGCCGAGGCCAGCGACGACGGCATGCGCATGGCGCACGCCTACATGGCCCTGCACGACGCCGGTGCACATGATGCCCCCGCGCGTGCCCAGGCGCTGATCCTGGGCCTCGGCTTCACTTCCGCGCAGCTTGACCAGCCGGTCAACAGTTTCTCGGGCGGCTGGCGCATGCGACTGCAACTTGCGCGCGCGCTGATGTGCCCCTCGGACCTGCTGTTGCTCGACGAGCCGACCAATCACCTGGACCTCGACGCGCTGGTCTGGCTGGAAGCGTGGCTCAAGCGCTATCAGGGAACGTTGGTGGTGATCAGCCACGATCGCGAATTCCTCGACGCGGTGACGCAGGTGACGGTGCACGTCGACAACGCCAAGCTGGTGCGTTACGGCGGCAATTACAGCAAGTTCGAAGACATGCGCGCCGAGCAGCTCGTGTTGCAGCAGGCAGCGATGGCCAAGCAGGTCGAAAAGATCGCCCACCTGCAAAAATTCATCGACCGTTTCAAGGCCAAGGCCTCGAAGGCGAAGCAGGCGCAGAGCCGGGTCAAGGCGCTCGAACGCATGGAAAAGATCGCGCCGGTGCTTGCGGACGCGGAGTTCAACTTCGAGTTCAAGGAGCCGCTCAACGTCCCGAACCCGCTGCTGTCGATGCTGGATGCGAGCTTCGGCTATCCGGCGCCAGCCGACGCACCGCCGGGCGCGCCGCCCACCGTCATCGTGCGGGGCATCAACCGGTCCGTGCTGGCCGGACAGCGCATCGGCATTCTTGGCGCCAACGGGCAGGGCAAGTCCACGCTGGTGAAGACGGTGGCGCACGCGCTGGCGCCCATCGCCGGCGAAATCAGCGAAGGCAAGGGCCTGAACATCGGCTACTTCGCGCAGCAGGAACTCGACGTGCTGCGTCCTCTCGACACGCCGATGGAACACATGATCCGCCTGGCCAGAGACGCGCCGGCGCATATGCGAGCGCCCGGCCAGAGTGGCACCGAACAATCGCTGCGCACCTTCCTTGGCACGTTCAACTTCAGTGGCGACACGGTTCATCAGGCAGTCGGCACGATGAGCGGCGGGGAAAAGGCGCGGCTCGTGTTGTGCATGATCGTGTGGCAGCGACCCAATCTGCTGCTGCTCGACGAGCCTACCAACCACCTCGACCTGGCCACACGCGAAGCGCTGGGCATGGCACTCAACGAATTCGAAGGCACCGTGATGCTGGTCAGCCACGACCGGTCCCTGCTGCGCGCGGTATGCGACGAGTTCTGGCTCGTCACCAAGGGTGCCGTTGAGCCCTTCGACGGCGATCTGGACGATTACCAGCAGTTCCTGCGCGACGAAGCCCGCCGCATGCGCGAGCTGGCTGCTGGAGGGCAGGGGGATATCGTCTGA